A single Pseudomonas sp. DC1.2 DNA region contains:
- a CDS encoding DUF4329 domain-containing protein, with protein MDNFSRRAERALNNTVPFPPLGPAFVSADDAACWAHLQIGAQRDREYGGVIVQGTDGRFRATVPKEGEEISVDFALFLSTDEHGAFQVPAGFVCHACYHSHPSSEAQILAANPGMTKDQASVANSFFSVPDIIFTLRNRAFARAHYLSGPGGVLLKYLTSGFSIEALFYQALNNQWSKGTPIELDGSFEGMIRRLAMSGELQVLIANGLWGGVRGRVPDSWTMNTPVAIVPMSLMLNSPVFPAADLAVAYAQSRIRQLPNTRQLVFLFKHDRADEYLATEPLVIGRSRLPPDNAFPMLPLGPSVPSGFHLHGIFYMSRPVTAQFPTIEPWLYQQFFSPADLASYIGQVHKFLHKIQASTGLSLYMRTKDGALLKYRFSGSDAEFGLSRINAAGMITDDGTQERLLDGTLTPHQFIRRVAAFGVLSVEQTSPLWDVLGVVGQGWISHATFARPQLSLSFLSADDAARHLHSRVNGRRKTEFGALVLKRADQRYVATALLETGANPFGYERFYPNDSSGAMIGLPEGHEIVAWFGSHMALSKMDVGLVESMKWTRQDAELYAQMYADFEAYSIHRRQLPGYLSGAEDSLIVLEPTGTGQEVFELWFEASLSGKSSISINLANGTYTPADVARKLAEVSRLRVLAGNPLWGPARQLSLNWKPFEALLEYAKPSQITYGAVFNDPDSAVLDASKWALQSLDGAERYFAFLLKHEEKNEYVMSERVPVTWNTALFSLTTLFTLTAPATYSLPPGFYFEALYYCSGDTSNWPARHFIPPRELYQALEVGKTVYFSSGGGLPLYFTTSDQALLKYQPAKESPLFTLQDGDSGSGDIERKLSGGTLDGPDFARKVANAGELDVVQTSPCWGRLGRVSNAWQPYANLQRNNLGPVFIDMDDAARYVQDLVGTARLQRYGGFILMREDGYFFATLPRVVLQDDFQLSWIFPDEITDKGLYPPRVKVVARYYSQPATELPFLLPSVEKDIYCCMFSTRAVNTAVQWPYGHLTHYLLAPDGALLSLQPRDISALVAEHQVPDRAEKDWLQSPVEKKLRSGELAPSDYVKRIAMFFDFWVITGSVLWGVAGRVLNWAPNLPREVLTSYERATQDPALSPLFTQPADAVRHVHQQPRNKRSLTFGFVLKSTSNGHYVASLPVTDDGSLFAHRRVFSIDGYPYRYGLAGVYFCVPENPDFYPSGTVFSESQFAGIFSPVDMANALSMLRLSRDRLSLPVYVSCADGALLRFQLKESAVGIETYGGAQKTLREIRFRNLSASGYIQHLVAVGDLDVLVSSKNWLGQGRVGPRHRLRTSLPTHTDNRLPLGPIFTHPDDAAQYAQKHVDAFSLTEYTGAVLKHAMTDSYVPVEPLRDGPPPPIAARTTFRFIASQPATELPSGYEVFAAHQFYHTGMDQPAEQPEDNFRLYFVSWREVGFYTYTLKMRGYGIQAYYLSSRDGALLKYEPNYSGGEFKVFDTQGKWSEEGGYTAKAPKPSAFISALARNSVLEVLRFGTFWRPRGRVDPVLRLEIMSHDDWRLRDEL; from the coding sequence ATGGATAATTTTTCCCGGCGCGCAGAACGCGCGTTGAATAACACCGTACCTTTCCCGCCGCTAGGACCTGCCTTTGTCAGCGCTGATGACGCCGCCTGTTGGGCACACCTGCAAATTGGCGCACAACGTGACCGAGAGTATGGCGGAGTTATCGTTCAGGGTACTGACGGTCGATTCCGCGCCACAGTCCCCAAGGAGGGCGAGGAAATTTCCGTGGACTTTGCGCTGTTTCTGTCAACGGATGAACATGGCGCCTTTCAGGTTCCGGCAGGCTTCGTGTGCCATGCCTGTTATCACTCCCATCCATCGAGTGAGGCACAGATTCTTGCTGCCAACCCAGGGATGACAAAAGACCAGGCAAGTGTCGCGAACAGCTTTTTCTCAGTGCCCGACATCATCTTCACGCTCAGGAACAGGGCATTTGCCCGCGCCCATTATTTGTCGGGCCCTGGCGGTGTATTGCTCAAATACCTGACCAGTGGTTTTTCGATCGAGGCTTTGTTTTACCAGGCTTTGAATAACCAGTGGTCCAAGGGCACGCCGATTGAACTGGATGGCTCTTTCGAGGGCATGATTCGGCGGTTGGCCATGAGTGGTGAGTTGCAGGTGCTCATTGCCAACGGCTTATGGGGTGGTGTACGGGGCCGCGTGCCGGATAGCTGGACGATGAATACTCCGGTTGCCATCGTCCCTATGAGTTTGATGCTCAACAGCCCAGTTTTTCCAGCTGCTGACCTTGCCGTGGCCTATGCGCAGTCGCGTATCAGGCAACTGCCCAACACTCGGCAGTTGGTGTTCTTATTCAAACATGACCGAGCCGATGAATACTTGGCCACGGAGCCGTTGGTTATCGGGCGTAGCCGTTTGCCGCCCGACAATGCCTTCCCCATGTTGCCCCTGGGCCCCTCAGTGCCGAGCGGGTTTCACCTGCACGGTATTTTCTATATGTCTCGACCGGTTACCGCGCAATTCCCGACCATTGAGCCCTGGTTGTATCAGCAGTTTTTCAGTCCTGCTGATTTGGCGAGTTACATCGGCCAGGTGCACAAGTTTCTGCACAAGATACAGGCCTCTACAGGGCTTTCGCTGTACATGCGTACCAAGGACGGCGCGCTGTTGAAGTACCGGTTCAGTGGCAGTGATGCCGAGTTCGGGCTGTCCAGAATCAATGCCGCGGGCATGATTACGGATGACGGAACTCAGGAGCGATTGCTCGACGGGACTTTAACTCCACACCAATTCATACGGCGTGTCGCGGCATTCGGAGTGCTGAGCGTCGAACAGACCAGCCCGCTGTGGGATGTCCTCGGTGTCGTTGGACAGGGCTGGATATCCCATGCGACTTTTGCACGTCCGCAGTTGAGTCTGTCTTTTTTATCCGCCGACGATGCGGCGCGACATCTTCATTCGCGGGTTAACGGCCGACGTAAGACTGAATTTGGCGCTCTTGTCTTAAAACGTGCTGACCAACGTTACGTGGCTACGGCGTTGTTGGAGACCGGTGCAAATCCTTTTGGGTACGAGCGGTTCTACCCCAACGATAGCAGCGGCGCCATGATCGGATTGCCAGAAGGGCACGAGATAGTTGCCTGGTTCGGCTCTCATATGGCGTTGTCGAAGATGGACGTTGGGCTGGTCGAAAGTATGAAGTGGACACGCCAGGATGCCGAGCTTTACGCCCAGATGTATGCCGATTTCGAGGCCTACAGCATCCATCGACGGCAGTTGCCGGGCTACCTCTCTGGTGCTGAAGACAGCCTGATCGTCCTCGAGCCTACCGGCACAGGCCAGGAAGTGTTTGAGCTGTGGTTTGAAGCGTCTCTGTCGGGAAAGAGCTCTATCAGCATCAACCTGGCCAACGGTACTTACACCCCGGCAGACGTCGCGCGCAAGTTGGCCGAGGTCAGCCGCCTGCGGGTGTTGGCGGGTAATCCGTTGTGGGGGCCAGCGCGTCAACTAAGCCTTAATTGGAAACCTTTTGAAGCGCTGCTGGAATACGCAAAACCTAGTCAGATCACTTACGGTGCGGTGTTCAACGATCCCGATAGCGCGGTTCTGGATGCCAGTAAGTGGGCTTTGCAAAGCCTCGACGGTGCCGAGCGTTACTTTGCCTTTCTTCTCAAACATGAAGAAAAAAACGAGTATGTGATGAGCGAGCGGGTGCCGGTGACCTGGAATACCGCGCTTTTTTCCCTGACCACGCTCTTTACATTAACGGCTCCGGCCACTTATTCCTTGCCGCCAGGGTTCTATTTCGAGGCGCTCTACTATTGCTCTGGGGATACCAGCAACTGGCCGGCCCGTCACTTCATTCCACCCAGGGAGTTGTATCAGGCGCTGGAAGTTGGGAAGACGGTGTACTTCAGCAGCGGCGGTGGTTTGCCGTTGTATTTCACGACCTCCGATCAGGCGTTGCTCAAGTATCAGCCCGCAAAGGAGTCGCCGTTATTCACGCTGCAAGACGGCGACAGTGGCTCAGGGGATATAGAGCGAAAGTTGAGCGGTGGCACCCTCGACGGGCCCGATTTTGCGCGCAAGGTCGCCAATGCCGGTGAACTGGATGTGGTTCAGACGAGTCCGTGTTGGGGTCGCCTCGGACGGGTCAGTAACGCCTGGCAGCCTTACGCCAATCTTCAACGGAATAACCTGGGTCCTGTCTTTATTGACATGGATGATGCCGCTCGCTACGTGCAGGACTTGGTGGGCACTGCCCGTCTCCAACGGTATGGCGGGTTTATTTTGATGCGCGAGGATGGCTATTTTTTTGCCACCTTGCCACGCGTTGTTCTGCAAGACGATTTTCAGCTCAGCTGGATTTTCCCTGATGAGATCACCGATAAGGGGCTCTATCCGCCCAGGGTTAAGGTCGTTGCCCGTTATTACTCGCAGCCGGCGACCGAGCTGCCGTTTTTGCTGCCGTCCGTTGAAAAAGACATCTATTGCTGCATGTTTTCAACCCGCGCGGTGAACACTGCCGTTCAATGGCCATATGGCCACTTGACCCACTATTTGTTGGCCCCTGACGGGGCTTTGCTCAGTCTGCAACCGCGCGATATATCGGCTCTTGTCGCTGAACATCAGGTTCCCGATCGGGCTGAAAAAGACTGGCTTCAAAGCCCGGTGGAAAAAAAATTGCGCAGTGGCGAGCTGGCGCCCAGTGACTATGTCAAACGCATAGCTATGTTTTTTGATTTTTGGGTGATCACTGGCAGTGTCCTGTGGGGTGTTGCCGGACGGGTTTTGAATTGGGCGCCCAATCTCCCGCGCGAGGTGTTGACAAGCTATGAGCGCGCGACTCAAGACCCAGCGCTCAGTCCGCTATTTACTCAACCCGCTGATGCCGTGCGCCATGTTCATCAACAGCCACGCAATAAGCGGTCGTTGACCTTCGGATTTGTGCTCAAGTCCACCAGCAACGGCCATTACGTGGCGAGTTTACCGGTCACCGATGATGGCTCCCTCTTCGCCCACCGTCGGGTGTTCAGTATCGATGGCTACCCTTATCGCTATGGTCTTGCGGGTGTCTATTTTTGCGTGCCAGAGAACCCGGATTTTTACCCCTCGGGCACGGTGTTTTCAGAGAGCCAGTTCGCCGGAATTTTCTCGCCTGTCGATATGGCCAACGCGCTCAGTATGTTGCGCTTGAGCCGTGACCGTCTCAGTCTGCCGGTGTATGTGTCGTGCGCCGATGGGGCGTTGTTGCGGTTTCAACTCAAGGAAAGTGCCGTCGGGATTGAAACCTACGGGGGCGCCCAGAAGACGCTGCGTGAGATACGCTTCCGTAACCTGAGCGCCTCAGGTTATATCCAACACTTGGTCGCGGTCGGTGATCTGGATGTGCTGGTGAGCAGCAAAAACTGGCTCGGTCAGGGCCGCGTCGGGCCACGTCACCGACTACGCACCTCGCTACCCACACACACTGACAATCGCCTGCCCTTGGGGCCAATTTTTACTCATCCCGACGATGCGGCGCAGTACGCTCAAAAACACGTCGACGCGTTTTCCCTGACGGAGTACACAGGGGCCGTACTCAAGCACGCAATGACAGACAGTTATGTGCCGGTGGAGCCGCTACGCGACGGTCCCCCGCCTCCCATTGCCGCCCGTACTACTTTCAGATTCATCGCCTCGCAACCTGCGACAGAACTGCCATCGGGCTATGAGGTTTTCGCCGCTCACCAGTTCTACCACACAGGGATGGATCAGCCGGCCGAGCAGCCGGAAGACAATTTTCGTCTCTACTTTGTGTCGTGGCGCGAGGTCGGGTTTTATACCTATACGTTAAAAATGAGGGGGTACGGGATACAGGCGTACTACTTGTCTAGTCGTGACGGTGCGTTGCTCAAGTACGAACCGAACTACTCTGGCGGGGAGTTCAAGGTATTCGATACCCAAGGTAAGTGGTCCGAGGAGGGGGGATACACAGCGAAGGCGCCCAAGCCCAGCGCGTTTATTTCGGCGCTGGCGAGGAACTCGGTGTTGGAAGTGCTTAGATTCGGGACATTCTGGCGACCCCGTGGGAGGGTCGATCCCGTGTTGAGACTTGAAATCATGTCTCACGATGACTGGCGTCTACGCGACGAGTTGTAA
- a CDS encoding iron ABC transporter permease: MINRRYALLLIALGALLLVSCVVSLGFGPARVPVDVVWRILLHKAFGLGEQSWSAGQEHIVWLIRVPRMLLGALVGAGLALIGAVLQAVTRNPLADPHLLGVTSGATLGAVIVVLHVGEVVGLLTLPIAAFIGASVSMLIVLMIANRNGRLDSDRLLLCGVAVSFVMMAIANLLLFLGDHRASSAVMFWMLGGLGLARWELLAVPAASVLLGLVLLLGMARPLNALMAGEQTAVTLGLNARNVRLRVFLIASLMTGVLVSISGSIGFVGLMVPHIARRLVGAEHRRLLPACVLLGSVFLVWVDVAARTLIAPEDLPIGVATAAIGGLFFIALMRRR; encoded by the coding sequence ATGATCAATCGTCGCTATGCCTTGCTGCTGATTGCCCTCGGTGCGCTGTTGCTGGTGTCGTGTGTGGTGTCTCTGGGTTTTGGACCGGCGCGGGTTCCGGTGGACGTGGTCTGGCGAATTCTGCTGCACAAGGCATTCGGCCTCGGTGAGCAAAGCTGGAGCGCCGGGCAAGAGCACATCGTCTGGCTGATCCGCGTACCTCGCATGTTGCTCGGCGCCTTGGTCGGTGCCGGGCTAGCGCTGATCGGTGCGGTGCTGCAAGCGGTGACGCGCAACCCGTTGGCCGACCCACACCTGCTGGGTGTGACCTCTGGCGCCACGTTGGGGGCGGTGATTGTGGTGCTGCACGTCGGGGAAGTCGTCGGTTTGCTGACGCTGCCCATTGCCGCGTTTATTGGCGCATCAGTGAGCATGCTTATCGTCTTGATGATCGCCAACCGCAATGGCCGGCTGGACAGTGACCGGTTGCTGCTGTGTGGCGTCGCGGTGTCCTTTGTGATGATGGCGATTGCCAATCTGCTGCTGTTTCTCGGTGATCACCGGGCCAGCTCTGCGGTGATGTTCTGGATGCTCGGCGGGCTCGGTCTGGCGCGCTGGGAGTTGCTCGCAGTGCCCGCCGCCAGCGTCCTGCTGGGGCTGGTGCTGCTACTGGGCATGGCCCGGCCATTGAACGCGCTGATGGCCGGTGAGCAAACCGCCGTGACCCTTGGTTTGAATGCCCGTAACGTGCGTTTAAGGGTGTTTTTGATCGCGTCGTTGATGACCGGGGTGCTGGTGTCGATCAGTGGCTCAATCGGGTTTGTCGGACTGATGGTGCCGCACATTGCGCGGCGCTTGGTAGGCGCCGAGCACCGACGATTGCTACCGGCATGTGTGTTGCTGGGAAGCGTTTTCCTGGTGTGGGTTGATGTTGCGGCCCGTACCCTGATCGCCCCGGAAGACCTACCGATTGGTGTCGCTACCGCGGCTATCGGCGGCCTTTTTTTCATCGCGCTGATGCGCCGTCGCTGA
- a CDS encoding ABC transporter substrate-binding protein, whose translation MTVRFLLCIALLLGAAQARAEATKYPLTVQSCNREVTFKQSPKHAVSHDINMTQMMLALGLKSRMAGYSGVTGWKSVTPQMQAILDGLPELAAKYPSVETLLNANVDFFFAGWDYGMRVGGDLTPQTLQPLGINVYELTESCAFVMQRPAATLDDTYNDLRNLGKIFDVQDRATALIARMQAQVAEVRKDLPVDKPRVFLYDSGEDRAMTSGRLGMPQALIDAAGGRNILDDVEASWTRVNWENVVERNPQVIVIVDYGEVTAEQKEQFLLKNPALQAVDAIKNQRFIVIPYVQATPGIDNVLAVETLAKGFHGE comes from the coding sequence ATGACTGTGCGTTTCCTGCTATGCATCGCCCTATTGCTGGGCGCTGCTCAAGCTCGCGCCGAGGCGACGAAATACCCGCTGACCGTCCAGAGCTGCAATCGTGAGGTGACGTTCAAGCAGTCGCCAAAACACGCAGTCAGCCATGACATCAACATGACCCAGATGATGCTCGCCCTCGGCCTGAAATCGCGGATGGCCGGCTACAGCGGCGTGACTGGCTGGAAGTCAGTCACGCCGCAGATGCAGGCTATCCTCGACGGTCTGCCGGAGCTGGCGGCGAAGTACCCCTCGGTGGAAACCCTGCTCAACGCCAACGTCGATTTCTTCTTTGCCGGCTGGGACTACGGCATGCGCGTAGGCGGTGATCTGACACCGCAGACGCTGCAACCGCTGGGCATCAATGTTTACGAACTGACCGAGTCCTGCGCGTTCGTCATGCAACGCCCGGCCGCCACGCTGGACGACACCTACAACGACCTACGTAACCTCGGCAAAATCTTTGATGTGCAAGACCGCGCCACTGCCCTGATCGCCCGGATGCAGGCGCAAGTCGCCGAGGTGCGCAAGGATCTGCCCGTGGACAAACCGAGGGTGTTCCTCTACGACAGCGGCGAGGACCGAGCCATGACGTCTGGCCGCCTCGGCATGCCACAAGCACTGATCGACGCCGCCGGCGGACGCAACATTCTCGACGACGTCGAGGCCAGTTGGACCCGGGTCAACTGGGAGAACGTGGTCGAGCGCAATCCACAGGTGATCGTGATCGTCGATTATGGCGAAGTCACTGCCGAGCAAAAGGAGCAGTTCTTGCTGAAGAACCCAGCCCTGCAAGCAGTGGACGCGATCAAGAACCAGCGTTTCATTGTCATCCCTTATGTCCAGGCCACGCCGGGGATCGATAACGTGTTGGCGGTTGAAACCCTGGCCAAGGGTTTCCACGGCGAATGA
- a CDS encoding ABC transporter ATP-binding protein, giving the protein MTSLNLTRLTWTPQSHGHCHHQFQLRDASLQVAAGEFVGLIGPNGSGKTSLLRCAYRFSKPDSGDVQLDHHHVWKQSSRWCAQRIAVVLQEFPDAFGLTVAEVVAMGRTPHKGLFDNDTLEDRNLATQALESVGLEGFDDHAFATLSGGEKQRVILARALAQQPQLLLLDEPTNHLDPRYQLELLQLVKRLKIGTLASIHDLNLAAAFCDRLYVINHGQIVASGTPTEVLTAALLREVFGVEALIDQHPLHGYPRITWITQP; this is encoded by the coding sequence ATGACCTCGCTGAACCTCACTCGCCTCACCTGGACTCCCCAGAGCCACGGCCACTGTCATCACCAGTTCCAACTGCGTGACGCCTCGTTGCAGGTGGCCGCCGGTGAGTTTGTCGGGTTAATTGGCCCCAACGGCAGCGGCAAAACCAGCCTGCTGCGTTGCGCCTATCGCTTCAGCAAACCCGACAGTGGCGATGTCCAACTCGATCATCACCACGTCTGGAAGCAATCCTCACGCTGGTGCGCACAACGCATTGCCGTGGTCCTGCAAGAATTCCCCGATGCCTTTGGCCTGACCGTTGCAGAAGTGGTCGCCATGGGCCGCACGCCGCACAAAGGCCTGTTTGACAACGACACACTCGAAGACCGTAACCTCGCCACCCAGGCACTGGAATCGGTCGGTCTCGAAGGCTTCGATGACCACGCTTTCGCGACCCTGTCCGGCGGTGAAAAGCAACGCGTGATCCTCGCCCGCGCCTTGGCCCAGCAACCGCAATTGCTGCTCCTCGACGAGCCGACCAACCACCTCGACCCGCGCTATCAGCTCGAACTGCTGCAATTGGTCAAACGCCTGAAGATCGGCACCCTGGCGAGTATCCACGACCTCAATCTGGCGGCCGCTTTTTGTGATCGGTTATACGTGATCAATCACGGTCAAATCGTCGCCAGCGGCACGCCGACCGAAGTCCTGACCGCCGCGCTGCTGCGCGAAGTCTTCGGCGTCGAAGCGCTGATCGATCAACACCCCCTCCACGGCTACCCCCGAATCACTTGGATAACCCAACCATGA